TTTTGAGCATCAGCCATTTGCCTTCTGCTTCTTTAAGTTTCACTTCACAGAATTCTTTCAATTGAAGGCCATACTCGTAAAGCCGCATCGACTCTTCGAGCGATTCTTTGCCGTCTTCGAGTTTTTCAGTAATTTCTTCGAGATCTGCCAGGGCCTTTTCAAAGGTCATGTCGGCAGGCAGGCTGGTCGCCGAACTTTCAACAGCAGAGGCGGATGCAGACTTTTTGGCGGCCATGGCGAGCATACTTGTTCATAAAAACGCCGCGTCAATCAGCTTGAAGAACGCCCGATTACCGGGCCCTGTTCTGGTAGCTCGCCACCAGGGATGCAAGTTC
The sequence above is a segment of the Turneriella parva DSM 21527 genome. Coding sequences within it:
- the xseB gene encoding exodeoxyribonuclease VII small subunit; this encodes MAAKKSASASAVESSATSLPADMTFEKALADLEEITEKLEDGKESLEESMRLYEYGLQLKEFCEVKLKEAEGKWLMLKKAKDGSVTAHELPNDKIPEPNELQGQMF